A single region of the Methanobrevibacter sp. genome encodes:
- a CDS encoding sugar phosphate nucleotidyltransferase — MKCIILNSGMGTRLEELTENNPKSLVKLHNNETILSRAISIISNFEIDEFIITTGYLDDVLRNYIDVNFPDFNFTYVHNPFYNKTNYIKSIDLIPDMDDDIILLHGDLVFNQKTAEKVINSNKSCVVIDSTINIPKDDFKAKIEDDTVKYIGVDYFENDAVACQPFYKLKNNDWKTWKNKIRDFCENGKTNVYAENALNELTNDINIYALDLEGLLCMEVDNKNDLKKVKEILK, encoded by the coding sequence ATGAAATGTATTATCTTAAATTCAGGGATGGGAACTAGATTGGAAGAACTAACAGAAAACAACCCAAAATCATTAGTTAAACTACATAATAATGAAACAATATTATCTAGGGCCATTTCAATTATTTCTAATTTCGAAATTGATGAATTTATTATTACTACCGGATATCTAGATGATGTTTTAAGAAATTATATCGATGTTAATTTCCCAGATTTCAATTTTACTTACGTCCACAATCCATTTTATAACAAAACTAATTATATTAAATCTATTGATTTAATTCCAGATATGGATGATGATATAATTTTACTTCATGGAGATTTAGTTTTTAATCAAAAAACTGCTGAAAAGGTTATAAATTCAAATAAATCTTGCGTTGTTATTGATTCCACTATTAATATTCCGAAAGATGATTTTAAAGCCAAAATTGAAGATGATACTGTAAAATATATAGGTGTTGATTATTTTGAAAATGATGCAGTAGCATGCCAGCCCTTCTACAAACTAAAAAATAATGATTGGAAAACTTGGAAAAATAAAATTAGAGATTTTTGTGAAAATGGGAAAACTAATGTTTATGCTGAAAACGCTTTAAATGAATTAACAAATGATATCAATATTTATGCTTTAGATTTAGAAGGATTATTATGCATGGAAGTGGATAATAAAAATGATCTTAAAAAAGTTAAGGAGATATTAAAATGA
- the aepX gene encoding phosphoenolpyruvate mutase: MKTVYIAISADILHHGHINLIKKASEYGELIVGILTDEAVATFKRLPILNFEERSFIIENINGVKKVVPQTTLDYTENLKKFKPDYVFHGDDWKEGIQSRIRQNVINTLEEWGGQLIEIPFTEDVSIDQINNIIKNASSIPDARRGKLKQLISLKPIVRTMEAHNGLSALVVDNAKVTKDEQINTFDAIWISSLTDSTAKGKPDIELVDMTSRISTINEIMEVTSKPIILDGDTGGLLEHFVFNIKTIERMGVSAIIIEDKMGLKKNSLFGTDVEQTQDSIENFCEKISAGKKALLTDEFMIIARIESLILKKGMDDAIKRAKAYINAGADGIMIHSRESEPDEIFEFCDKFNEFAPDVPLVVVPTSFNQVYEEEFAKRGVNIVIYANHLIRSAYPAMMNTAKLILENERCKEVEDQCLSIKEILTLIPDE, from the coding sequence ATGAAAACCGTATATATTGCAATTAGTGCGGATATATTACATCATGGCCACATTAATTTAATTAAAAAAGCTTCTGAATATGGTGAGCTTATTGTAGGAATTTTAACAGATGAAGCTGTTGCTACATTTAAAAGATTACCCATATTAAATTTTGAAGAACGTTCTTTTATTATTGAAAACATTAATGGTGTAAAAAAGGTTGTTCCTCAAACAACCTTAGATTATACTGAAAACTTAAAAAAATTCAAACCGGATTATGTTTTCCATGGTGATGACTGGAAAGAAGGTATTCAAAGTCGAATCAGACAGAATGTAATCAATACTCTTGAAGAATGGGGAGGTCAACTAATTGAGATACCCTTTACAGAAGATGTGAGTATTGATCAAATAAATAATATCATTAAAAATGCATCTTCTATTCCTGATGCTCGCAGAGGCAAATTAAAACAATTGATTTCTCTCAAACCTATAGTACGCACAATGGAAGCACATAATGGATTATCTGCTTTAGTTGTAGATAATGCCAAAGTTACTAAAGATGAGCAAATCAATACTTTTGATGCAATTTGGATTTCAAGTTTAACAGACTCAACTGCTAAGGGAAAACCAGACATTGAACTTGTAGATATGACTTCAAGAATTTCAACTATTAATGAAATTATGGAAGTGACTTCCAAACCTATCATTTTAGATGGGGATACTGGTGGTCTTTTGGAACATTTTGTGTTTAATATAAAAACCATAGAAAGAATGGGTGTTTCTGCAATAATTATTGAAGATAAAATGGGTTTAAAAAAGAATAGCTTATTCGGAACAGATGTGGAGCAAACCCAAGATAGCATTGAGAATTTTTGTGAAAAAATTAGTGCCGGTAAAAAGGCTCTTCTCACAGATGAATTTATGATTATTGCAAGAATTGAAAGTTTAATATTGAAAAAAGGTATGGATGATGCTATAAAAAGAGCTAAAGCTTATATTAATGCAGGTGCTGATGGTATAATGATCCATTCAAGAGAATCTGAACCTGATGAGATTTTTGAATTTTGCGATAAATTCAATGAATTTGCCCCAGATGTTCCTTTAGTTGTTGTTCCAACTTCATTTAATCAAGTATATGAAGAAGAATTTGCTAAAAGAGGCGTGAATATTGTAATTTATGCAAATCATTTAATAAGAAGTGCTTATCCTGCAATGATGAACACTGCAAAATTAATTCTTGAAAATGAACGTTGCAAAGAAGTTGAAGATCAATGCCTATCTATTAAAGAAATTTTAACATTAATTCCAGATGAGTGA
- the aepY gene encoding phosphonopyruvate decarboxylase, translating into MIDVENLIEYLNEIDIDFFCGVPDSQLSSFCDYVEENCSNIIAANEGNAVGIAAGYYLSTGRFPLVYLQNSGLGNIVNPVTSLTHSKVYSIPIIYVIGWRGQPGVHDEPQHKKQGEVTLDLLELLDIKYTVINKDSSLDDLRDEFNNEFLPQLNIGESVAIVVSKNTFENYKIKKSNDNTLTREEAIQMVSSFLNEEDIIVSTTGKISRELFEYREDNKQGHGNDFLTVGSMGHSSSIALGVALSSDKKIFCFDGDGSLLMHMGSLALIGSKKPENFYHILFNNSAHESVGGLPTVMSNIDINNLILSCKYENVFNASNSEELKEILPKFLSSNGPVFLNINVDISSRKDLGRPTTPPIENKNDFMKKLQGG; encoded by the coding sequence ATGATTGATGTTGAAAATTTAATTGAATATTTGAATGAAATTGATATTGATTTCTTTTGCGGTGTTCCAGATTCGCAGTTAAGCTCCTTTTGTGATTATGTTGAAGAAAATTGTAGCAATATAATTGCTGCCAATGAAGGAAATGCCGTTGGAATAGCTGCAGGTTACTATTTATCAACTGGAAGGTTTCCTTTAGTTTATCTTCAAAATTCTGGTTTGGGTAATATTGTTAATCCCGTGACATCCTTGACACATTCAAAGGTATACTCCATACCAATAATTTATGTGATTGGATGGAGAGGCCAGCCAGGGGTTCATGATGAACCGCAACATAAAAAACAAGGTGAAGTTACCTTGGATTTACTTGAATTGTTAGATATCAAATATACTGTTATTAATAAGGATTCATCTTTGGATGATTTAAGAGACGAATTTAACAATGAATTTTTACCTCAATTAAATATTGGTGAAAGTGTTGCCATTGTTGTATCAAAAAATACTTTTGAAAACTATAAAATTAAAAAATCAAATGACAATACCTTAACAAGAGAAGAAGCTATCCAAATGGTCTCAAGTTTTTTAAACGAGGAGGATATTATTGTTTCAACTACGGGTAAAATTTCAAGGGAATTATTTGAATATCGTGAAGATAATAAACAAGGTCATGGAAATGATTTTTTAACTGTAGGATCTATGGGCCACTCATCAAGTATTGCACTAGGTGTTGCATTAAGTTCGGATAAAAAAATATTTTGCTTTGATGGAGATGGATCATTGCTTATGCATATGGGTTCGCTTGCCTTAATAGGTTCTAAAAAACCTGAGAATTTTTACCATATCCTGTTTAACAATTCAGCTCATGAAAGTGTTGGGGGATTACCTACTGTGATGAGCAACATAGATATCAACAATTTAATATTATCATGCAAATATGAAAATGTATTCAATGCTTCAAATAGTGAGGAATTAAAAGAGATTTTACCTAAATTCCTTTCATCTAATGGGCCAGTATTTTTAAATATTAATGTTGATATCTCATCAAGAAAAGACTTAGGAAGGCCAACAACACCACCTATAGAAAATAAAAATGATTTCATGAAAAAATTACAAGGGGGATGA
- a CDS encoding phosphonoacetaldehyde reductase: protein MDWTYNVPIKFYEYTLEELKERLSTFTKNVLFIGSKRLIKTFDLEVTNFQVIDESISNPDVHLVEETLSNIIKPDIIIAIGGGSTIDLAKAVSALYNLKRYDVLSLLKNKNYLNNANPIPYIAIPTTAGTGSECTKWATIWDFDNSKKYSIDADYLYPNESWLVPELTLTLDEDMTLTTGLDALAHAMESYWSVPSNPYTRVLARDSIRIIRKYLPLALKDLDNLEYRKQMIMGSFFAGLAFSNTRTTACHSISYPLTMLFGINHGYAAALTLMEVLKRNWEYLNEKELFLDAWNVSNIDGIENWFIEVSSGKLKLSKFGVEKSEIPKIVKLATTGGRMDNNPIIFNEIEIEEILFNIY, encoded by the coding sequence ATGGATTGGACCTATAATGTACCGATAAAATTCTATGAGTATACTCTTGAGGAATTAAAAGAAAGATTGTCAACATTTACTAAAAATGTATTATTTATTGGATCTAAACGTTTAATCAAAACATTTGATTTAGAAGTGACCAATTTTCAAGTCATTGATGAAAGTATTTCAAATCCTGATGTTCATTTAGTTGAAGAAACGCTATCAAACATAATCAAACCGGATATAATCATTGCAATTGGTGGAGGCAGCACAATTGATTTAGCTAAAGCTGTTTCCGCATTATATAATCTTAAAAGATATGATGTTTTATCTTTATTAAAAAATAAAAATTATCTGAATAATGCTAATCCAATTCCATACATTGCTATTCCAACAACTGCTGGAACAGGATCAGAATGTACTAAATGGGCAACAATATGGGATTTTGATAATTCTAAAAAATATTCAATAGATGCAGATTACTTATATCCTAATGAATCCTGGTTAGTGCCGGAATTAACATTGACACTGGATGAAGACATGACATTAACAACAGGTCTTGATGCATTAGCCCATGCAATGGAGTCATATTGGTCAGTACCTTCAAATCCATACACTAGAGTTCTTGCAAGAGACTCAATCCGAATCATTAGAAAATATCTGCCGTTAGCATTAAAAGATTTGGATAACTTAGAATATAGAAAACAAATGATTATGGGGTCATTTTTTGCAGGTTTGGCCTTTTCAAATACACGTACCACTGCATGTCATTCAATATCTTATCCTTTAACAATGCTATTTGGAATTAATCATGGTTATGCTGCTGCATTAACTTTAATGGAAGTCCTTAAAAGAAATTGGGAATATTTGAATGAAAAAGAATTGTTCCTTGATGCCTGGAATGTATCAAATATTGATGGAATTGAAAATTGGTTTATAGAAGTTTCATCTGGTAAATTGAAATTATCAAAATTTGGTGTGGAGAAATCAGAAATTCCAAAAATTGTTAAATTAGCTACAACTGGTGGAAGAATGGATAACAATCCAATTATTTTCAATGAAATAGAAATTGAAGAAATATTATTTAATATTTATTGA
- a CDS encoding glycosyltransferase family 2 protein, translating into MVKVSVIIPVYNVEQYLKECLNSVLNQTLKDIEIICINDGSTDGSLKILEKYESLDDRIAVFSQENSGLSATRNKGMQLSSGEYVYFMDSDDYLELNALEELYNLSDEKNLDLVIFKLINFDDGTDTKYTSEYYEMEDIEEIVGDNVFNYEILGDKVFSMAVSAPGKFFKKSLIKDFKFPEGLIFEDNLFFTEAIFNAKRVYFYKKHLYNRRRRLNSITTSPNEKYMDCIPLFNMINGFMKDKGLFDKYKSPLYNQKISITYNRFASVNNEVKKEFFKRIKQDFLLYKDEFEGDEDFLKVLSFKSKCIFYSAISSQTYKEFENEVELSLSKKRMKKLKKENKTLRKKNKSLKKEIEHFKSSKAYRFWIFYKKIKN; encoded by the coding sequence ATGGTTAAAGTATCAGTAATTATTCCTGTTTATAATGTAGAACAATATTTGAAAGAATGTTTGAATAGTGTGCTTAATCAGACATTAAAGGATATTGAAATTATTTGTATAAATGATGGATCAACAGATGGTTCTTTAAAGATATTGGAAAAATATGAATCCTTAGATGATAGGATAGCCGTGTTTAGTCAAGAAAATAGTGGACTTTCTGCAACTCGAAATAAGGGCATGCAACTTTCATCTGGAGAATATGTTTATTTCATGGATTCAGATGATTATTTGGAACTAAATGCATTAGAAGAACTTTATAATCTTTCTGATGAAAAGAATCTTGATTTAGTTATTTTTAAATTAATTAATTTTGATGATGGTACAGATACAAAATATACAAGTGAATATTACGAAATGGAAGATATTGAAGAAATTGTTGGAGACAACGTGTTTAATTATGAAATACTTGGAGATAAAGTTTTTTCAATGGCTGTTTCTGCACCGGGTAAGTTTTTCAAAAAATCTTTAATTAAAGACTTTAAATTTCCTGAAGGGTTGATTTTTGAAGATAATTTATTTTTCACTGAAGCAATTTTTAATGCTAAACGTGTATACTTTTATAAAAAACATTTGTATAATCGTAGAAGAAGATTAAATTCCATAACAACATCCCCTAATGAAAAGTATATGGATTGCATCCCATTATTTAATATGATAAACGGATTCATGAAAGATAAAGGTTTATTTGATAAATATAAATCTCCATTGTATAATCAAAAGATAAGTATCACCTATAATAGATTTGCTTCAGTAAATAATGAAGTTAAAAAGGAATTCTTTAAAAGGATAAAACAGGATTTTTTATTGTATAAGGATGAATTTGAAGGGGATGAAGACTTTTTAAAAGTATTATCATTCAAATCCAAATGTATTTTTTACTCTGCAATTTCATCTCAAACTTATAAGGAATTTGAAAACGAAGTGGAATTATCACTATCAAAAAAACGAATGAAAAAATTAAAAAAGGAAAACAAAACATTAAGAAAAAAAAATAAATCTTTGAAAAAAGAGATTGAACATTTTAAATCTTCCAAAGCTTACAGATTTTGGATATTTTATAAAAAAATAAAAAATTAA
- a CDS encoding glycosyltransferase family 2 protein, whose product MTKKNISIIIPVYNSKKYIPKTFESLLNQTIGFENLEIIFVDDNSKDNSGEIIDKYSKEYSNV is encoded by the coding sequence ATGACTAAAAAAAACATTTCAATTATCATTCCAGTTTATAATTCAAAAAAATATATACCAAAAACCTTTGAAAGTCTTTTAAATCAGACCATTGGTTTTGAAAATTTAGAAATTATTTTTGTAGACGATAATTCTAAAGATAATAGTGGAGAAATAATTGATAAATATTCTAAAGAATATAGTAATGTATAG
- a CDS encoding transposase — protein sequence MKKYGSDTFVLARIIGKHCNRESTNNIKRKREIRRKLTLNFLNKENIERKIKCEKRICLILDNYSVHKSAFIKKIAEILNITLIYLPNYSPHLNPIEQLWRKMKHIIRNKYLYSEQYLKELTEKTFYECLKENKIYDSWLETFITKVW from the coding sequence ATAAAAAAATATGGTTCAGACACATTTGTTCTAGCTAGAATCATTGGAAAACACTGTAATCGTGAATCTACAAATAATATAAAAAGAAAAAGAGAAATAAGAAGAAAATTAACATTAAATTTTCTAAATAAAGAAAATATTGAAAGAAAAATTAAATGTGAAAAAAGAATCTGTTTGATTTTAGATAATTACAGCGTTCACAAGTCCGCATTCATTAAAAAAATAGCTGAAATCCTTAATATAACTTTAATATACCTTCCAAATTATTCTCCACACTTAAATCCGATTGAACAACTTTGGAGAAAGATGAAACATATAATTAGGAATAAATATCTATATTCAGAGCAATATTTGAAGGAATTAACCGAAAAAACATTCTATGAATGTCTTAAAGAAAATAAAATATATGATTCATGGCTAGAAACATTTATAACAAAAGTTTGGTAA
- a CDS encoding helix-turn-helix domain-containing protein: protein MSGKSKINLEEKITKEELNEEMSRYVGPYRYYQRLIAIKFIMDGNTIKDASDLLNLSYQTVHRWAKKCENEGLEGLKPSFGGGRPSKLSYEELVKLDKIIENTPNLSMKDVQLLVKEKFDVDYSLKQIGIITRKLGYNYSKAYPIFKKSPENAAEQLKKT, encoded by the coding sequence ATGTCAGGAAAATCAAAAATTAATTTGGAAGAAAAAATTACTAAAGAAGAATTGAATGAAGAAATGAGTCGCTATGTAGGCCCATACAGGTATTATCAACGTTTAATTGCCATTAAATTCATCATGGACGGCAATACGATCAAAGATGCTTCAGATCTGTTAAATTTATCATACCAAACTGTGCACAGATGGGCAAAAAAATGTGAAAATGAGGGATTAGAAGGTTTAAAACCATCTTTTGGAGGAGGCAGGCCATCCAAATTATCCTATGAAGAATTGGTAAAATTGGATAAAATCATAGAAAATACTCCTAATTTGTCAATGAAAGATGTACAATTACTTGTAAAAGAAAAATTTGATGTAGATTACAGTTTAAAGCAAATAGGCATCATAACAAGAAAATTAGGATATAACTACAGCAAAGCATATCCGATTTTTAAAAAATCCCCTGAAAATGCCGCAGAACAATTAAAAAAAACTTAG